The proteins below come from a single Pedobacter aquae genomic window:
- a CDS encoding type II toxin-antitoxin system RelE/ParE family toxin, whose product MKPNFDIELLPEAIEFLENLDHKSREKIYYNIKKAQFVNDNELFKKLNDFIWEFRTLYNGKAFRLFSFWVKSNGKETLVVATHGILKKTQKTPTNEIKKAEEIRKQYLEYKAKNK is encoded by the coding sequence ATGAAGCCAAATTTTGACATTGAGTTACTACCAGAAGCAATAGAGTTTTTAGAAAATCTTGATCATAAATCTAGAGAAAAAATTTATTACAATATCAAAAAAGCTCAATTTGTAAACGATAATGAATTATTCAAAAAGCTCAATGACTTCATTTGGGAATTTAGGACTTTGTACAATGGAAAAGCATTCCGACTTTTTTCATTTTGGGTCAAATCAAATGGTAAAGAAACTTTGGTGGTGGCTACACACGGAATTTTAAAGAAAACACAGAAAACCCCAACAAATGAAATTAAAAAGGCGGAAGAAATTAGAAAACAATATTTAGAATACAAAGCAAAAAATAAATAA
- a CDS encoding glycosyltransferase family 4 protein, with amino-acid sequence MKKVGRVLVNASILSKQLNGVSVYTIEVLKKLINHFQTDKIDFTIYSYDVEHLEFIPQINVEYIRLPAILEKIFCKKRSLHRILWNWLVLKKIALGYDVVYSPSTHGFFAGTSQQVITIHDLICLNYPRQNKMQYFYFKYLVPKIIKKSKVIAISNFTRHEVLTKYNISDNQISTIYNGADHFYNRQSQQVNKSSEVFGFNLKTEKYFLTVGANYPHKNIMMLLEVANSLKGSGYKFVIVGCNGSYRVAVEKAIQEKLLTNIILMPYVSNDELSSLYEYSIANIYISLLEGFGFPPIEASFYKKISFVANTSCMPEIYGDSVIYVDPYNLMDILEKITLFINGDIDQEKYSSHLKKLKLMYEWRKTADSIFDLIINTLNEQN; translated from the coding sequence ATGAAAAAAGTAGGAAGAGTTCTTGTTAATGCCTCCATCCTAAGCAAGCAGTTAAATGGTGTAAGCGTGTACACAATAGAAGTATTGAAAAAATTAATCAATCACTTTCAAACTGATAAAATCGATTTTACCATCTATAGCTATGATGTTGAGCATTTAGAATTTATTCCGCAAATAAATGTTGAATATATTAGACTTCCTGCAATTCTTGAAAAAATTTTTTGCAAGAAGCGTTCGTTGCATAGGATTCTCTGGAACTGGTTAGTACTTAAAAAAATTGCTCTTGGATATGATGTTGTTTATAGCCCCTCTACTCACGGTTTTTTTGCTGGAACATCGCAGCAGGTGATTACAATTCATGATCTTATTTGCCTTAATTACCCAAGACAGAACAAAATGCAATATTTTTATTTCAAGTATTTGGTACCCAAAATTATAAAAAAATCTAAAGTAATAGCTATTTCCAATTTTACACGACACGAAGTCTTAACAAAATATAATATTAGTGACAATCAAATCTCAACGATATATAATGGCGCAGATCATTTTTATAACCGTCAATCACAACAGGTAAATAAATCAAGTGAAGTATTTGGTTTTAATCTCAAGACTGAGAAGTATTTTCTAACAGTTGGAGCTAATTATCCACATAAGAATATTATGATGTTGCTAGAAGTGGCAAACTCTCTTAAAGGAAGTGGTTATAAATTTGTAATTGTAGGGTGCAATGGAAGTTATAGAGTTGCCGTTGAAAAGGCAATTCAAGAAAAATTATTAACCAATATAATACTTATGCCGTATGTAAGCAATGACGAATTGTCGAGTTTATATGAGTATAGTATTGCTAATATTTATATCAGTTTACTTGAAGGATTTGGATTCCCTCCGATAGAAGCATCATTCTATAAAAAAATTTCTTTTGTAGCTAATACCTCTTGCATGCCTGAAATTTATGGGGACTCTGTAATCTATGTTGACCCTTACAATTTGATGGATATTTTGGAAAAAATCACGTTATTCATTAACGGTGATATAGATCAAGAAAAGTATTCCTCCCATTTGAAAAAGCTTAAACTTATGTATGAATGGCGGAAAACCGCAGATAGCATTTTTGATCTTATAATTAATACGCTAAATGAACAAAACTAA
- a CDS encoding Fic family protein, producing MITKIQLRELLLDLESDRVERTVSTNNTQKFAIAICAFANDFSKVTVFEVKVPISSHYLAFTDLVIQLLKLLAQGELSSSEMRARLGIKHRANFRDNYIHPAISLGLIVQTIPEKPNSRLQKYKLTARAIKYLEKIK from the coding sequence TTGATAACTAAAATACAGTTAAGAGAACTTTTGCTAGATCTTGAATCAGATAGGGTAGAGCGTACTGTTTCTACAAATAATACACAAAAGTTCGCTATTGCTATTTGTGCCTTTGCAAATGATTTTTCTAAAGTAACTGTTTTTGAAGTTAAGGTACCTATTTCTTCGCATTATTTAGCCTTTACCGACCTAGTCATTCAACTGTTGAAATTACTAGCTCAAGGAGAATTATCTTCCAGCGAAATGCGAGCCAGATTAGGAATCAAGCATAGAGCTAACTTTAGAGATAACTATATCCATCCAGCCATTTCATTAGGCTTAATTGTTCAAACCATTCCAGAAAAGCCCAATAGCCGCTTACAAAAATATAAGCTAACCGCTAGGGCTATAAAATATTTAGAAAAGATAAAATAA
- a CDS encoding Fic family protein, whose amino-acid sequence MPNTQQPQPFAAMEANVVNSSEVALSTFVLGRRFCAPKSPNVASSESLKADNRTIVQKLASLRFFDVRYNCPTHAGVLLFGKSPEFFLFGAYVQYVSFKGLTLGSEINNELKFSGDLFSVLLKLDTFIETSLIKRHPVPVTVLREETVKNYSFCAIRELMMNAIMHRDYESNTPIRFYEYSNRIELMNPGNLYGNARPENFPNVNDYRNPVIAEALKILGYVNSKVSLFLAPLSLRFSRGVTRVKEELLENGNGSALFDFSKLTVFEVTVPISAHYLAFTDPVTDPVADPVIQLLKLLAQGELSSSEMRARLGIKHRATFRDNYIHPAISLGLIVQTIPEKPNSRLQKYKLTERARKYLSENVIKN is encoded by the coding sequence ATGCCGAACACACAACAGCCACAGCCGTTTGCCGCAATGGAGGCTAACGTGGTTAATTCAAGTGAAGTAGCTCTATCAACATTTGTGCTTGGTAGAAGGTTTTGCGCTCCGAAATCCCCTAATGTGGCAAGTTCAGAAAGCCTAAAAGCAGATAATAGAACCATCGTTCAAAAATTAGCCTCATTACGTTTTTTTGATGTTAGATACAATTGTCCAACTCATGCAGGTGTACTATTATTTGGTAAGAGCCCCGAGTTTTTTCTTTTTGGGGCTTATGTTCAATATGTAAGTTTTAAAGGACTAACACTAGGCTCTGAAATAAATAATGAGCTTAAATTCTCTGGAGATTTGTTCTCAGTTCTTTTAAAATTAGATACTTTTATAGAAACTTCTCTTATAAAGAGGCATCCAGTACCTGTTACGGTTCTAAGAGAAGAAACCGTTAAAAATTATTCTTTTTGTGCAATCCGAGAATTAATGATGAACGCAATCATGCATCGTGATTATGAATCAAATACTCCAATTCGCTTTTATGAATATTCAAATCGTATAGAGTTAATGAATCCTGGGAATTTGTATGGTAATGCTCGCCCCGAAAATTTTCCCAATGTAAATGATTATCGTAATCCAGTTATCGCGGAAGCCTTAAAGATTTTAGGCTATGTTAATAGTAAGGTGTCTTTATTCCTTGCTCCTTTATCCTTAAGATTTAGCAGGGGCGTTACCCGGGTAAAAGAGGAATTATTAGAAAATGGCAATGGCTCAGCGCTTTTCGATTTTTCTAAATTAACAGTATTTGAAGTTACAGTACCAATTTCTGCACATTACTTAGCCTTCACCGACCCAGTCACCGACCCAGTCGCCGACCCAGTCATTCAACTGTTGAAATTACTAGCTCAAGGAGAATTATCTTCCAGCGAAATGCGAGCCAGATTAGGAATTAAGCATAGAGCTACCTTTAGAGATAACTATATTCACCCAGCCATTTCATTAGGCTTAATTGTTCAAACCATTCCAGAAAAGCCCAATAGCCGCTTACAAAAATATAAACTTACAGAACGAGCGAGAAAATATCTTAGTGAGAATGTTATAAAAAATTAA
- a CDS encoding helix-turn-helix domain-containing protein, translating to MATNKFKTVSLETMIDKHIGKRGTEKREAFENELRIDLLGQAIKQARQERNMTQKELGELVGVQKAQISKIENSVKNARFETIMKVFEALGAKVNFNVELNNKKLAY from the coding sequence ATGGCGACCAATAAATTTAAAACCGTTTCGCTTGAAACAATGATTGACAAACACATTGGAAAGCGTGGAACAGAAAAGCGAGAAGCATTTGAAAATGAGTTGAGAATTGACTTGTTAGGACAAGCGATAAAACAAGCTCGACAAGAACGAAATATGACCCAAAAAGAATTAGGCGAACTTGTAGGTGTTCAAAAAGCTCAAATTTCAAAAATTGAAAACAGTGTAAAAAATGCAAGATTTGAAACTATTATGAAAGTTTTTGAAGCTTTGGGTGCGAAAGTGAACTTTAATGTGGAACTGAATAACAAAAAGTTAGCGTACTAA
- a CDS encoding glycosyltransferase, with protein MNISYFYRSPKAGYSIGKVFRTLVTEVSNRNNVNEYVVPARRADVLSLIRNIIFVFKNRNRKGINHITGDIHYCMLGLIGCRTVLTVHDLSMLDCETNIFKKKLIKLLWFTIPFFLAEKVVCISHHTYNQVVKLVDSNKVRMIHNPVDPSFKYSPKSFNISCPAILQVGTGWNKNLDNIIEVIRDFNCTLIIIGSVALEQELRMKDYGISYLIKEGLSDIELISEYQACDIVSFCSIYEGFGMPIIEGNAIGRCVLTSDIEPMPEVAGDAACFVDPRDKESILKGLIKITSDHKYRFDLIEAGKSNAERFNINRIAHLYELVYMELSHNLN; from the coding sequence ATGAATATTAGTTACTTTTACCGTAGTCCTAAAGCAGGTTACAGCATTGGAAAAGTTTTCCGAACATTAGTAACCGAGGTATCTAATAGAAATAATGTGAATGAATATGTTGTCCCTGCTCGAAGGGCTGATGTTTTAAGCTTAATTAGAAACATAATTTTTGTATTTAAAAATCGTAATAGAAAAGGTATCAATCACATTACGGGAGATATACATTACTGTATGTTGGGCTTGATTGGGTGCCGGACTGTACTAACCGTTCATGATTTAAGTATGTTAGATTGCGAAACCAATATATTTAAAAAGAAGTTAATAAAATTGTTGTGGTTTACGATTCCTTTTTTTCTGGCGGAAAAGGTGGTATGTATATCACATCATACTTATAATCAAGTAGTTAAATTAGTAGATAGCAATAAAGTGCGTATGATTCATAATCCTGTGGATCCATCGTTTAAGTATAGTCCGAAAAGTTTCAACATCTCCTGTCCGGCTATATTGCAAGTGGGAACTGGATGGAACAAGAATTTAGATAATATTATAGAGGTAATTAGGGATTTTAATTGCACATTAATTATTATTGGAAGTGTGGCACTTGAACAGGAATTACGAATGAAGGATTATGGTATTAGTTATCTTATCAAAGAAGGCCTCTCTGATATTGAACTTATTTCGGAATATCAGGCTTGTGATATTGTCAGTTTTTGCTCTATATATGAAGGTTTTGGTATGCCAATAATTGAAGGCAATGCAATAGGGCGTTGCGTCCTAACTTCTGATATTGAGCCTATGCCTGAAGTTGCCGGAGACGCTGCATGTTTTGTTGATCCAAGAGATAAAGAATCGATTCTTAAAGGGTTAATCAAAATTACATCTGATCATAAATATAGATTTGATTTGATAGAGGCTGGTAAATCAAATGCTGAGAGATTTAATATTAACAGAATTGCACATCTCTACGAACTGGTTTATATGGAATTGAGTCACAATTTAAATTAA
- a CDS encoding glycosyltransferase family 2 protein — MKISGSIVLFKHTIGQLMKLLASLYSSNMKLFLIDNSKIEILGDSTLNCSRKIELIYIHNPSNPGFGAAHNIAIKKAIDAGSKYHFIINPDIIIEEDVFTPMINYMEQNPDVGMLMPKVLNEDGTIQHLPKLLPHPAWIFRRKLKKIDLNHQKFINKYELRDFSKDQILNVPILSGCFTLLRLDAIKEVGMYDENFFMYFEDFDLSRRMHQKYKTVYFPEVCVYHGYEGGANKSFKLFKIFLKSMFTYFNKWGWFNDKERKEMNKSTLEQFKS, encoded by the coding sequence ATGAAAATCTCAGGAAGTATTGTCTTATTCAAGCATACGATTGGACAGCTGATGAAACTATTAGCTAGTTTATATAGTTCGAATATGAAACTCTTTCTAATTGATAACTCTAAGATTGAAATATTGGGAGATTCGACATTAAATTGTTCAAGAAAAATAGAATTAATATACATCCACAACCCCTCAAATCCTGGCTTCGGTGCCGCTCACAACATCGCCATAAAAAAGGCAATCGATGCTGGTTCAAAATACCATTTTATTATCAATCCAGATATTATTATTGAAGAAGACGTTTTTACTCCAATGATTAACTACATGGAGCAGAATCCAGATGTTGGAATGTTGATGCCTAAAGTTTTAAATGAAGATGGGACTATTCAGCATCTACCAAAATTATTACCTCATCCTGCTTGGATTTTTAGACGAAAATTAAAAAAGATAGACCTCAATCATCAAAAATTCATCAATAAATATGAATTAAGAGATTTTTCCAAAGATCAAATACTAAACGTTCCAATACTTTCAGGATGTTTCACTTTACTAAGATTGGATGCTATTAAGGAAGTAGGAATGTATGACGAAAATTTTTTCATGTATTTTGAGGATTTTGATTTATCAAGACGAATGCATCAAAAATATAAGACAGTTTATTTTCCTGAAGTTTGTGTTTATCATGGTTATGAGGGTGGAGCAAATAAAAGTTTTAAGTTGTTTAAAATATTTTTAAAGTCTATGTTTACCTATTTCAATAAGTGGGGATGGTTTAATGATAAGGAGAGAAAGGAAATGAATAAAAGTACTTTAGAGCAGTTTAAATCATGA
- a CDS encoding EpsG family protein — protein MTFLILTYLLISFQIGLRWETGTDWIPYLVHFESIDTIESTSPLNTGMEFGYSILCWLVKLFTNKYTLLLIVHSLIYYAFIFKGIKKLSPYIFPSILLFYAFTMGVMGSHRQLLAISFVLYSIKFIINRDIYRFFGCILFATAFHTTAIICIPIYFLNTSWNKYLLMGLIFGAFLLGRTSLPYDAFKVLSSFGGVGDKVMFYLEGGIENAKEYSVSTIGLIKRIVFVIIFIYARKILTLKMPYYNLILNTYILGILLYFLFSSSLTILVSRGSLYFNMFEPILIVSQFLLFKSHNDKIIVMLLIFFLSILYFFQSIAQYPDLFIPYKGLFINSEYTRDLR, from the coding sequence ATGACCTTTCTGATATTAACATATCTTCTAATTTCTTTTCAGATCGGATTAAGATGGGAAACAGGTACCGATTGGATACCCTATCTAGTCCATTTTGAAAGTATTGATACTATCGAAAGTACTTCTCCATTGAACACGGGGATGGAATTTGGATATAGCATCCTTTGTTGGCTAGTTAAACTATTTACTAATAAATATACTTTATTGTTAATAGTACATTCACTAATTTATTATGCCTTTATTTTTAAAGGGATTAAAAAGCTTTCACCATATATATTTCCATCTATACTTTTATTCTATGCATTTACTATGGGTGTTATGGGCTCCCATCGGCAACTTTTAGCCATTTCTTTTGTTTTATACTCAATAAAGTTTATTATTAATAGAGACATCTATCGTTTTTTTGGTTGTATTCTCTTTGCTACCGCATTTCACACAACAGCAATTATATGCATCCCGATTTATTTTCTAAACACTTCGTGGAATAAATATTTGTTAATGGGTTTAATTTTCGGTGCTTTCTTACTTGGAAGAACATCTCTACCTTATGATGCATTTAAAGTATTAAGTAGTTTTGGGGGCGTTGGTGATAAAGTAATGTTTTATTTAGAAGGTGGTATAGAAAATGCAAAGGAATATAGTGTAAGCACAATAGGATTGATTAAGCGTATAGTTTTTGTCATAATATTTATTTATGCAAGAAAGATATTGACCTTGAAAATGCCGTACTATAATCTTATTCTTAATACCTATATCTTAGGCATACTACTTTACTTTCTATTCTCTAGTTCCCTAACGATATTAGTGAGTAGGGGTAGTCTATATTTTAATATGTTTGAGCCAATACTCATTGTAAGTCAGTTTTTATTGTTTAAAAGCCATAATGATAAGATTATTGTAATGTTGCTGATTTTCTTTCTAAGCATTTTATATTTCTTTCAATCAATTGCTCAATATCCAGATCTTTTTATACCATACAAAGGATTGTTTATTAACTCAGAATATACTAGAGATTTAAGATGA